Proteins encoded together in one Ogataea parapolymorpha DL-1 chromosome III, whole genome shotgun sequence window:
- a CDS encoding Protein GDS1 has translation MSTTAMDHVSDHDSQTPDSPLSPSERSSTPSSITSSAATSVADTGELAKPVSVPSPSKSKKEERHKKYNKTANRTVAAASGISTTVPVSGERPRPTPHSTLDDDVLFAIFEILFDHDSKAEGMTVKQICDILVEKHPEMAKLSSKTSNLVSAKLNAYVKRVEKGEKTIIYSLSRDWADASPKRMVYVYRGLLAKDYHLYVQQYLESQKALEHTSVVSGVVADLDTKDLKKYKKAAQNAAALAAAQVQTQHGLHSQDFGDKRSPFLDASLDLRLANLAVPYAVAPVTASLVTAIEDANPKTQHPRAKSVSVFSRSSPDSDDDDVDDYETLRSADDDDDDDSLVSAGYHRRGSVIVRDKVPSSVGKRSKSMSFINSKKPRTVHLTAAAATPRIPKNASIVNSPTAAAAVAALRAAAMSFSPQTESVNTLTNSILADTTVEPSISMKWLETVRSGFLTQEIGAPEDISLAELDTLFT, from the coding sequence ATGAGTACGACGGCCATGGACCATGTTTCAGACCATGATTCCCAGACCCCGGACTCTCCTCTGAGCCCGAGCGAAAGAAGCTCGACTCCCTCTTCCATTACTTCATCTGCTGCCACCAGTGTTGCCGACACCGGCGAACTGGCCAAGCCGGTTTCGGTCCCTTCTCCATCCAAATCTAAAAAGGAGGAGCGGCACAAGAAGTACAACAAAACCGCCAACCGCACGGTCGCCGCTGCGAGCGGCATCTCCACCACGGTCCCTGTGTCTGGCGAGCGGCCACGGCCAACCCCGCACTCCACgttggacgacgacgtgctcTTTGCCATCTTCGAGATCCTGTTCGACCACGATTCTAAGGCCGAGGGCATGACTGTCAAGCAGATCTGTGACATtctcgtcgaaaaacaCCCCGAGATGGCCAAATTGTcctcgaaaacatcaaacCTGGTCTCTGCCAAGCTCAACGCCTATGTCAAGCGCGTCGAAAAGGGCGAAAAAACCATCATATACTCCCTGTCCAGAGACTGGGCCGACGCTTCGCCAAAGAGAATGGTGTACGTCTACCGCGGACTGCTGGCCAAGGACTACCATCTCTACGTCCAGCAGTATCTCGAGAGCCAAAAAGCCCTCGAGCACACGTCGGTGGTGTCAGGTGTGGTTGCCGATCTCGACACTAAAGACTTGAAGAAGTACAAGAAGGCGGCGCAGAACGCCGCTGCTCTTGCGGCCGCTCAGGTCCAGACGCAGCACGGCCTGCATTCACAGGACTTTGGCGACAAACGGTCGCCGTTCCTGGACGCGTCGCTGGATCTCAGACTGGCGAACCTGGCGGTGCCATACGCCGTGGCCCCCGTCACGGCGTCGCTGGTGACAGCGATCGAGGACGCCAATCCTAAGACGCAGCATCCAAGGGCCAAGTCCGTGTCGGTGTTTTCGAGATCCTCGCCGGattccgacgacgacgacgttgACGACTACGAGACGCTGCGTTCTgcggacgacgacgacgatgacgataGTCTGGTGTCTGCGGGCTACCACAGACGCGGCTCCGTCATTGTCAGAGACAAGGTCCCGTCGTCGGTCGGCAAACGGTCGAAATCCATGAGTTTTATCAACTCGAAAAAGCCAAGAACCGTGCATCTCACGGCCGCGGCTGCCACGCCTCGGATCCCCAAAAACGCCTCCATAGTAAACAGCCCCACCGCCGCCGCTGCCGTGGCTGCTCTGAGAGCAGCAGCTATGAGCTTCAGCCCGCAGACCGAGTCTGTCAACACCCTCACAAACTCGATCCTGGCAGACACCACCGTGGAGCCGTCGATCAGCATGAAGTGGCTGGAGACGGTGCGCTCTGGGTTCCTGACGCAGGAAATCGGCGCTCCAGAGGACATTTCGCTGGCAGAGCTTGATACGTTGTTCACGTGA
- a CDS encoding Cyclin puc1 has protein sequence MTSHLAAGHRLEIRSHDYLLQEYRNDIHSHFIHLDYLFRQRPSPLPLQPQLQPNRFALLNSIFDVVEKLSWSYATFTLAVTVLDRYLSKALVLEKNYKLVGYCCLWIAFKFNENKPKGKLVNALIKRAGYDLDRKSDFLRLEMDILSALKWDLSMPSADYFVNFYTNNSQPNLKERMEGAIFLCELAHFDRNLFYSYPPSSIAAASIMLTNAALTGATDKLDDLQHSLLHQVLAVPSSVRAKYFNSGNRIIPHLTSLATQVLHKTRGLDTQYVSYSPHHASPVQELVLYPNLPISPIASPIHQHHRHSHARSQSLTALRSLHIDTACLPTPGTTPVSSAAGASQVTPVEVPLDLDERSAKRRRYL, from the coding sequence ATGACATCCCATCTTGCCGCTGGCCACCGTTTGGAAATCAGGTCCCACGATTATCTTCTTCAGGAATACAGAAATGACATCCACAGCCATTTCATCCATCTAGACTACCTCTTCAGGCAGAGGCCGAGCCCGCTGCCTCTCCAGCCCCAGTTGCAGCCCAATAGGTTCGCTCTGCTCAACTCCATCTTCGAcgtggtggaaaagctcTCCTGGTCATACGCCACCTTCACTCTTGCCGTCACCGTGCTCGACAGATACCTGTCCAAAGCcctggtgctggaaaaaaactACAAGCTTGTCGGCTACTGCTGTCTTTGGATCGCATTCAAgttcaacgagaacaagcCTAAGGGCAAGCTTGTCAACGCGCTGATCAAACGGGCAGGCTACGATTTGGACAGAAAGAGTGATTTCCTCAGACTCGAGATGGACATTCTGTCGGCGCTCAAATGGGACTTGTCCATGCCGTCGGCTGACTACTTCGTCAACTTCTACACAAACAACTCGCAGCCCAACCTGAAAGAGAGAATGGAGGGAGCCATTTTCCTGTGCGAGCTCGCACACTTCGACAGAAACCTATTCTATTCGTATCCTCCTAGTTCTATCGCGGCAGCATCAATTATGCTGACCAACGCTGCTCTCACGGGTGCCACCGATaagctggacgacctgCAGCACAGTCTGCTCCACCAAGTGCTCGCAGTGCCGTCCTCCGTGAGAGCCAAGTACTTCAATTCTGGCAACCGGATCATCCCCCACCTAACAAGCTTGGCCACCCAGGTCCTCCACAAGACCAGAGGTTTGGACACGCAATACGTGAGCTACTCCCCGCACCATGCGTCGCCGGTCCAGGAGCTCGTGCTGTATCCAAACCTGCCTATCTCACCAATAGCATCCCCCATCCACCAGCACCACCGCCATTCTCATGCTAGGTCGCAGTCGCTCACGGCGCTGCGGTCGCTGCACATCGACACTGCCTGTCTCCCCACGCCCGGCACGACGCCGGTTTCGTCTGCCGCGGGCGCCAGCCAAGTTACTCCGGTCGAAGTGCCGCTGGACCTGGACGAGCGTAGTGCTAAAAGAAGGCGCTATCTATAG
- a CDS encoding putative GTP-binding protein translates to MASKALTRPLFGRPGNNLSSGIVGLANVGKSTFFQAITRSKLGNPANYPFATIKPEEAIVTVHSPKLDRLAELHVSQKSIPSVLRIYDIAGLIKGASDNKGLGNAFLSDIRAVDGIFQVVRGFRDDEITHVEGDVDPARDLTIVQDELLLKDMEFIENSLDRIAKQLKNKRNRPADEVARWEAHQQTLAIAYDHLMDGRRILDKPDWTDDQIEALNSYSLLTAKPTVFLLNSSKKDYLRGKNEFLPQVQDWVRNNAPESPVILFSADYESEAVESGGQSAIPQIVEQMRQALHLISFYTCGPIEARQWTVRKGTLCPQAAGVIHSDFERTFINAEVIKYRDVEQLPAPLNEKLLRSSGKIARVGKNYVVEDGDIMRINAAAAKR, encoded by the coding sequence ATGGCGTCCAAAGCTCTTACCAGACCGCTATTTGGCCGTCCCGGCAACAACCTATCCAGCGGCATCGTCGGGCTTGCCAACGTCGGCAAGTCCACGTTTTTCCAGGCCATCACGAGGAGCAAGCTGGGCAACCCTGCAAATTACCCGTTCGCGACCATAAAACCCGAGGAAGCTATCGTAACCGTGCATTCTCCCAAACTGGACAGGCTTGCAGAACTCCACGTTTCCCAGAAGAGTATCCCCTCGGTGCTGAGGATCTACGACATTGCGGGCCTTATCAAAGGCGCCTCTGACAACAAAGGACTCGGAAATGCTTTTCTGTCCGATATACGAGCGGTGGACggcattttccaggtgGTTCGTGGGTTCCgagacgacgagatcaccCACGTAGAGGGCGACGTTGATCCTGCGCGAGACCTCACCATCGTccaggacgagctgcttcTGAAAGATATGGAATTTATAGAGAATTCGCTCGACCGCATAGcaaagcagctgaaaaacaaacGAAACCGGCCAGCAGACGAAGTGGCCCGCTGGGAGGCCCATCAGCAGACGCTGGCCATTGCGTACGATCATCTGATGGACGGCCGACGCATTCTGGACAAGCCGGACTGGACAgacgaccagatcgagGCGCTCAATAGCTACTCGTTGCTGACCGCCAAACCAACAGTTTTTTTGCTCAATAGCAGCAAAAAAGATTATTTGCGCGGCAAGAACGAGTTTCTGCCACAGGTGCAGGATTGGGTGCGCAACAACGCGCCTGAGTCACCTGTGATTCTGTTTTCGGCAGATTACGAATCAGAGGCCGTGGAATCGGGCGGTCAATCTGCTATTCCCCAAATTGTGGAGCAGATGCGCCAGGCGTTGCACCTCATCAGCTTCTACACGTGCGGCCCCATAGAGGCGCGCCAATGGACCGTCCGCAAAGGAACGCTATGTCCACAAGCGGCAGGAGTGATCCACTCAGATTTTGAGCGCACTTTCATCAATGCAGAGGTAATTAAGTACCGCGAcgtggagcagctgccgGCGCCACTGAACGAGAAGTTGCTGCGCTCGTCGGGCAAAATCGCTCGCGTGGGAAAGAACTACGTCGTGGAGGATGGCGACATCATGCGCATCAACGCGGCTGCCGCAAAACGCTAA
- a CDS encoding OTU domain-containing protein 2 yields MDELLARHKKETRDLVAATTGMRKQATKSTRKEVLRRIEQMEQDLKDRHERELRELTGEAQEAEEITPEQLLAQMNLSSETPAEKEPAAKTEPKKKRNRQKERLAKREAEFKKLQQEAENEASAQPNLKELELKNIADLCTAARLVQHNITPDGHCLFASIADQLQQRHNITMTVQELRTRAANQIRNDPDTFAPFLFDEDKMEVRNVEEYTDKLETTIMWGGDLEILALAREFDCPISVMMSGRAPLRVNENGQQPELKLVYYQHVFGLGEHYNSLRDMV; encoded by the coding sequence atgGATGAGCTGCTAGCCAGACACAAAAAAGAGACGCGCGATCTGGTGGCCGCCACGACGGGAATGCGCAAGCAGGCCACCAAGTCGACGCGCAAGGAGGTCCTGCGACGGATTGAACAGATGGAACAGGATCTGAAGGACAGACACGAACGAGAGTTGCGGGAGCTGACTGGAGAGGCCcaggaggcagaggagaTCACGCCCGAGCAACTGCTGGCTCAGATGAATCTGAGCTCAGAAACGCCTGCAGAGAAAGAGCCTGCAGCGAAGACAGAGCCTAAGAAAAAGCGCAATAGACAAAAAGAGCGGCTAGCCAAGAGAGAGGCCGAATTCAAAAAGTTGCAACAAGAGGCCGAGAACGAAGCCAGTGCACAGCCAaatttgaaagagctggagctcaagaacatTGCCGATTTGTGCACCGCGGCCAGACTAGTTCAGCACAACATCACGCCCGACGGACATTGTCTATTTGCGTCAATTGCTGACCAGCTGCAACAGCGACACAACATCACCATGACGGTCCAGGAACTGCGCACGCGTGCTGCCAACCAGATACGGAATGACCCAGACACGTTTGCGCCGTTcctgtttgacgaggataAGATGGAGGTGCGCAACGTGGAGGAGTATAccgacaagctggaaacCACCATTATGTGGGGGGGTGATCTCGAAATCCTGGCTCTCGCTAGAGAGTTCGACTGTCCGATCAGCGTGATGATGAGTGGACGGGCGCCGCTGCGCGTGAACGAGAACGGCCAGCAGCCGGAGCTCAAGCTCGTGTACTACCAGCACGTTTTCGGACTCGGAGAGCACTACAATTCGCTAAGAGACATGGTGTAG
- a CDS encoding Cytochrome c heme lyase — MGWFWADAIQKPVSPPATGAAKCPVDHTKLAACPVVHSDGAETLDINPLNNMPYVLPTDKVPGQKIDLPTERTLSSIPRGDVPDQGVWEYPSPQQMFNAMIRKGKGDVPEDAVESMVNIHNFLNEGAWSEILKWEKPHTEQTKQEPRLLKFTGRPHDLTPRARFYQIMGKLFPDKYATEPPFDRHDWTVLRGDGQGGWQKVRYVIDYYGGPEDEDGMPTFFLDVRPALDSISSARDRLEFWLQQTKPTWDKAMGRD, encoded by the coding sequence ATGGGCTGGTTTTGGGCAGACGCAATACAGAAACCGGTTTCCCCGCCTGCTACGGGAGCAGCAAAATGTCCTGTGGACCACACGAAACTCGCCGCATGTCCTGTGGTGCACAGCGACGGAGCAGAGACCCTGGACATCAACCCGCTTAACAACATGCCGTACGTGCTCCCTACCGACAAGGTTCCAGGCCAGAAGATCGACCTGCCTACCGAGAGAACGTTGTCGTCGATTCCACGCGGAGATGTGCCGGACCAGGGTGTTTGGGAGTATCCATCGCCACAGCAGATGTTCAATGCCATGATCCGCAAGGGCAAGGGAGACGTGCCGGAAGACGCTGTGGAGAGCATGGTGAACATCCACAATTTCCTGAACGAAGGTGCATGGAGCGAGATTCTTAAGTGGGAGAAACCCCACACAGAGCAGACGAAACAGGAGCCCCGGCTGCTGAAGTTCACGGGCCGGCCGCACGACTTGACCCCTCGTGCGCGGTTTTACCAGATCATGGGCAAGCTGTTCCCGGATAAGTACGCAACGGAGCCGCCATTTGACAGACACGACTGGACGGTGCTGCGTGGGGACGGCCAGGGCGGCTGGCAGAAAGTGCGGTATGTGATCGACTACTATGGAGGTcctgaggacgaggacggcaTGCCCACGTTTTTCCTTGATGTGAGACCTGCACTTGACTCTATTTCCAGCGCCCGCGACAGACTCGAGTTCTGGCTGCAGCAGACCAAGCCTACGTGGGACAAGGCCATGGGCAGAGACTAA
- a CDS encoding electron transfer flavoprotein-ubiquinone oxidoreductase, mitochondrial, whose protein sequence is MLLRLARVRPLCRRHAVRTLGGIFARQSVRVPPRQLHTSVPLRSSSEIRFDEMDPELQEMLTEERAVDTVDVCIVGCGPAGLATAIRLKQLDQDSDLRVVVLEKAPDVGSHILSGAILEPRALRELFPESEYYDAEGAGIPLPPDLVSLVTEDHMKLLFKNGPAVPLPEPPQMVNKNRNYIASLSEVVKYLAEQAEAVGVEIYPNTAVSELVYDSKGHVKGVATKDMGISKNGTPSDSFERGMEFHARMTVLAEGCHGSLSKQAIKKFGLRAGCSPQTYGLGIKEVWEVKPENFRKGYVAHTLGYPLDKDTYGGGFQYHFGDGLVTVGLVVGLDYKNPWISPYQEFQKMKHHPFYRKVLEGGKCISYGARALNEGGYQSVPKLHFPGGVLVGASAGFMNVPKIKGSHTAMKSGMLAAESMYDAVVALKQQQGDVEEGEVLPEWDAIDLEQYQAAYDRSWVREELYEVRNIRPSFGSKLGMWGGMCMSGLIAMITRGREPFTLTHKHTDAELVEDAGKYAKIEYPKPDGEISFDILTSVSRTGTYHQENEQCHLRVPEQDMAQHTAKAYPKYQGIEQRFCPAGVYEYLPDEKSPEGVIFQINSQNCIHCKTCDIKVPTQDIDWTVPEGGDGPKYQMT, encoded by the coding sequence atgCTGCTAAGGCTTGCGCGTGTCAGGCCGCTGTGCCGGAGACACGCTGTGCGGACTCTGGGTGGTATTTTTGCCCGTCAGAGTGTTAGAGTTCCTCCGCGCCAACTTCACACCTCCGTGCCCCTTCGGAGCTCGTCCGAAATCCGgttcgacgagatggaccctgaactccaagaaatGCTCACCGAAGAACGGGCCGTCGACACTGTGGACGTGTGTATAGTGGGATGCGGCCCAGCGGGACTGGCCACGGCCATCAGactcaagcagctcgaccAGGACAGCGATTTGCGCGTGGTGGTGCTCGAAAAAGCCCCCGACGTCGGATCGCATATTTTGTCCGGGGCGATCCTCGAGCCCCGGGCCTTGCGCGAGCTGTTCCCGGAGAGCGAGTACTACGACGCAGAGGGCGCAGGGATCCCTCTGCCGCCGGACCTGGTGAGTCTTGTGACAGAAGACCACAtgaagctgctgttcaagaacgGGCCCGCGGTGCCGCTGCCCGAGCCGCCGCAGATGGTCAACAAGAACAGAAACTACATCGCGTCGCTATCAGAGGTGGTCAAGTACCTTGCGGAGCAGGCAGAGGCCGTCGGCGTCGAGATATATCCCAACACCGCCGTGAGCGAGTTGGTGTACGATAGCAAAGGTCACGTGAAAGGCGTGGCCACCAAGGACATGGGCATCTCGAAAAACGGCACACCGTCGGACTCGTTTGAGCGCGGCATGGAGTTCCACGCGCGGATGACGGTGCTGGCCGAAGGATGCCACGGCTCATTGTCGAAAcaggccatcaagaagtTTGGACTGCGCGCCGGTTGCAGTCCCCAAACGTACGGCTTGGGTATTAAGGAGGTGTGGGAGGTGAAGCCGGAGAATTTTAGAAAGGGCTACGTTGCACACACGCTGGGCTACCCGCTGGACAAGGACACCTACGGCGGCGGATTCCAGTACCATTTTGGCGACGGCCTGGTGACTGTGGGGCTGGTTGTGGGTCTGGACTATAAAAATCCGTGGATCTCGCCGTATCAggagttccagaaaatgAAGCACCATCCGTTTTATAGAAAGGTGCTGGAGGGCGGCAAGTGCATCTCGTACGGCGCCCGTGCGCTGAACGAGGGCGGCTACCAGTCTGTGCCAAAGCTGCACTTCCCCGGCGGCGTTTTGGTGGGTGCGAGCGCCGGGTTCATGAACGTGCCGAAAATCAAAGGCTCGCACACAGCAATGAAGTCGGGCATGCTGGCGGCAGAAAGCATGTACGATGCGGTGGTGGCgctgaaacagcagcagggCGACGTGGAGGAAGGCGAGGTGCTGCCCGAGTGGGACGCGATAGATCTGGAGCAGTACCAGGCCGCGTACGACCGGTCATGGGTGCGCGAGGAGCTGTATGAGGTGCGCAACATCCGGCCTTCTTTTGGCTCGAAACTCGGTATGTGGGGTGGAATGTGCATGTCGGGGCTGATCGCGATGATCACGCGCGGCCGGGAGCCGTTCACGCTGACGCACAAGCACACGGACGCCGAGCTCGTGGAGGACGCGGGCAAGTATGCCAAGATCGAGTATCCAAAGCCCGACGGCGAGATCTCGTTTGACATCCTCACGTCGGTCTCGCGCACGGGCACGTACCACCAGGAGAACGAGCAGTGCCATCTGCGCGTGCCCGAACAGGACATGGCGCAACACACGGCCAAGGCGTACCCGAAATACCAGGGCATCGAGCAGAGGTTCTGCCCGGCGGGCGTTTATGAGTACCTGCCCGACGAAAAGTCGCCCGAAGGTGtgattttccagatcaacTCGCAGAACTGCATTCATTGCAAGACCTGCGACATCAAGGTCCCCACGCAGGACATCGACTGGACTGTGCCAGAAGGTGGCGACGGGCCTAAATACCAGATGACCTAG